TGCAGCCTGTGCCCTTTCACTCAAATATACGATTGGTTCTCCCGCTTCATTCCGCAGGATCTCAATATCATGCCAGCTTAGACCGCTGAGCCCCGTCCCCAGTGCTTTAAGTACCGCTTCTTTGCCTGCAAACCTGGCAGCCAGAGAAGATATATGTTTTTTTGATAGTTCAGCCAGCTCCCTGTCGGTAAACAGTCTGGCAACCAGTTTTGAATGTCTCCGGCAGGCCTGTTCAAATCTGGCTATTTCAACAATATCTATACCTGGATACAAATGAAGTTCCCCGTTTCTTCGTAAAATCAAATACCATTTCTGGCCCTGGTACTAGACATAGGGTCCTGAATCCAGGGTTCGGCAGAAGGCTGCTGCGGACTGGTCTGTTTGTATGGAAGCCTCATTTCTACAGTCGTCCCCTCACCTATTTTGCTTTCAATGTTTAATCCGTATTCTGAACCATATAAACCCTTCAGGCGGGCATGGACATTGGCGAGCCCTACACCGTTGCCTGAGCCTACACCGGGCAGCAGGACATCTTTCAGCCGATCCTCTTCAATCCCCATTCCGTTATCAATGACTTCTACAAAAAGTTCGCTTTTACCATCTTCCAGCCCGAGTTCCCTGACCCGAATCGTTACAACACCATTCAGCATGATCATGGGGGTAATCCCATGTTTGACCGCATTTTCAACTAGAGGCTGAATACTCAGTCTTGGCACCTCGGCAGCCATCAGTTCCTTGGGAATTTCCAGCTTAATCTTCAGCTTTTTCCCAAAACGAGCTTTTTC
This genomic stretch from Dehalobacter restrictus DSM 9455 harbors:
- a CDS encoding holo-ACP synthase, coding for MYPGIDIVEIARFEQACRRHSKLVARLFTDRELAELSKKHISSLAARFAGKEAVLKALGTGLSGLSWHDIEILRNEAGEPIVYLSERAQAAARSRGAERVRISLSHSKDTAIASVILE